TCCGCAAGGAAAAtacaaaaagtgaaaacaacaTTAGAGGATACTAATTGTTGAAGATATAAAAAGCGAAAACGACAATAAGGAATACAATTGGTTGCTGTGTCAACAAAGTgcatttaatttttgaatttcggTGCACTCGCGTCACATTCATCTTGGTATTTTCTTATCAAATTGGGAGACACTAAAAATCATAAGAGAATGCCTTATGATCTTCTGTTATCgtaaatttggatgaaataATGCCTTATATTTTTGTAATGATTATATAGTGCATTTAAGACCTTGTTGCCTAATGTTTTGCagttcattttaaaaaaaaagaacaatgaaattgaatacataattatttattttttttttatttttaaactctcactcaGAGAAGTTTAGAAATAACGACTATTTACATAGAATAAACTTAGAAATTAGAGGTTTCaaattctaagtttttttttcaagcgaaaattctaaatttctttgTTTATGAACATGTCAagttataaattctgacttttgttaaaatttcaaatttctttctttcatcTAAACATATTACGAGCGGCAAGTGCTTATGTTTTCACTTTGTAAATCTCTCCTCACGTGTAGAGTGAGGGACTGaaacttcaatttaaaaaagaagaagactcaatttaaaagaaaaaaaatggtccCAAAAGGGAGGCaagaacttttttttaaaaggaaaactaatgaaaatggtttgaaaactttgagttttaacgacaaggataaaataaagggtaaagtgaatagtaccaggattgactttttagtgtaaaaatggatttttcgttaaagtaaacagtaccgagagcttttcgttaaagttctcttttTTAAAGGGTTGTGTGTTTCTCGTGATCACGTGGGTTGTCCACGTGATTTGGTAACGCAACTGCAAAATGTGTGGATTTAAAAAGCTGAAAAGATACAACCTAgtgatatttttatttacttGTAAATAAGAGATCTTAAATATTGTGAATGACGAGATCACAATTAATTTATTCTCTCATATATTGTATTAACATTTTTGCTGCAACTTTTTTGTTCATTTGGAAGTGGAGCTTCAAGATCTGTATTTTCATCACGAGTTTCAGATTCCACATTAGCACATTGGGCCTCCTTAGTCGAGAATGCTTTGGATACAATTGGGCTACCATATTTCTTACTTTGGGCTTTATCATTAGACCTGTTTTCTTTTGGGCTCAAAATGCAGAAATCGGGCAACAAATGACCAAATAATAAAGCCATGTTAAAGATGTGATATATGCCACACTCAGTATTACGATTCAATAATATTTATCTTcaattgtaagtgagaggttttaatataaatatatcaatatattaaaaaaaaatgtgatgcACCATTCtggttagttttttttatttattttttaacgaAAGATATTATTTAAACTAGGTGTGTGCTAAGTCTCACAATAAGTGAAcaataataatgtagttcaaattcgcatttggcgagaatcaaacctaagacttctcacttacaagtgaagagaaatgtCACTAGATCTTAATACTAAGTGGAACCATTCTGGTTAGTTAAACCTAACAGTTACTCCCCTAAGAGAACTTTTAACAATTGAGGACTCGTTCGGAGATTTTTCTGTTGAACAAAATTCTGCTAATGAGTTCACTAAAAGTGTTTTTTAAGAAGTATATTGAAACCCTTATTGGGCGTAGTCAAATTACGATTTGGAAGGATTTTAAGAGATTTAAGAATCATGGTGCGGACAACTAGGATTATaaaggaaaattttaaaaaactttGAAATCATGGTGCAGTCAATGCATCGAAATTCAAGTGTAGTCGACTAGGATTCTAAAAGACTTTTAAAGAGTTCATACAAATCTATAGATATTCAAAAAGTCATATATTTAGATGGACTTCATTGAATAAGATGCATAAAAAAAGACTATAAAGAATTCCACCTCCACCCGTAGGATTTCAAGATTTCCCTTCATTTAATCCCTCTATTTTCTGAATCACACTGAAGTCTTCTTCACTGAGGATATCAATCATTCTCTGCTGCCAACGTCCTTGGTTGGCCCTCCCTCTCAAGAGATGATGCATCAGTAGAAGTCTTGTGACATCACCCTCATTCCTTTGCTCCTCATTTCTTATATACCAATCGTCATGCTGCTTCAAAAGAGCTTTGTAAGGTCCACGTTAAATTTCAAGTGCTTCCTAAGTAAACCTTTGTATTTGCTTTCACTTATGGAATTCAATTATCAACCGCCACTTTATACAGTTTATAAAATATGGTCTAAATAGGCGGTCTTCCAAgaatttttcctttgtttttatgACAATGTTAAGTCAAATGTCAATGGGTGGAAGCTGAAACCTCATTCCCCAACAGGTATGGTATCATTGTCAAATACCAACCAAGCCGATGACTTGACGCCAAGTGTGTGGAAACCAAACCAAGTCTTCTCAATCCATTGTGATTGACTTAATAAATCTTTTTACATGAGAAGTGCTTTCCACAAATCCCATTTTTAATCATGTACGCTTGTTTATTTCCGGCATTTGAATTGAAAACAAATGCGCTTGGACGGAAATCACTTCCTCTTCATACAAGTAATGAAGCATCCCCTCCCCTGCTTAATTTGTAGCTAGTGAAGGTTGTTGATATGGAAAGCAACCATATCATGGTGAAGCAAAAGTTAGGGTTCTTTGACATACTGAAACAACCTCTTAACTTAACCTACAAGAATACCCACTTTATTCTGCTCatctttctctcctctctccctctcttctgcTTCTTACTCTACTATGAACTATTGCTCCAGAAAACCCTGGTCCGAATCTCGGAATTCGTACGCCATCAACACCCCGATTCCTTCGGGTACCATTGGCAAACGCTGCTCCATACAGCCACAAGAACGATCGTTATATTTTCCAACAACTTGATCCAACTGGGAATTCTCTACCTTGTGCCTTTTCATCTCCTAGAGCTTTGCTCCGTTTATGTCACCGTTGATTCGGCATCAAAGAGCCATCGTCCAAAGCGAAAACCGGCGATCAGAGCCGGAGCCGGTTTGAGAGGCACCGTCGTCACGTCCATCTGGGTTCTTTTCTTCTCAACTTGTACTCTACTTGGATCAACATGGTTAGCATCAATCTACTACGTAATACTGAGGAACTTAGGGGGTAAATATAATATgtattttggagtgttttataGGGCAGCTTGTATGGCATTGCTAGCAAAATATTTAGAATGGAGCTCTATATGGAACATGGCAATTGTGATTTCAGTACTGGAGGATAAACATGGAGCCAATGCATTGATGCTCTCAGCTTCTCTAATCAGAGGTAGCGAGCGGCGACGGTGTCAAGGACTTGTTATTTCACTCGTCTTCTCTGTTTTCGGACTCGTTTTAAGAGGGTCGTGCTGGTTTTTCGCATGCTGTGGAAGGAGGAACGGAGTTGTTGCTCATGCGGGAGTTTTCTGCATCTTGAATGTGATGAAGTGGGTTGTCTTCGTGGTTTACTTCAACAGCTGCAAAAGGCAGAGCTTGTGGAGGAAAGGAGGCGGTAAAGCTTTCGGAGACAATGGTTGGAATGCCAAAACGGCGTATGAGGTTTGTGTTCCGCCAGACGACGGACTTGATGTCCGGACCTGTTGAAAAGTCACGCATTTGCAGGAAAATATGATCTAATTTAAGATTAAATGGAGGCAAAAACaagatttcatatatataaccATCTCTGTAACTAGTCATTAGGAAAGACGATCTTCGAAAACACTGTTGATATCACTACTGCAGCTCCAATAATCCCAATTGGGAACAGCAATTCATATATCAAATTATTCCATGGTCCATTGCTCTGGATTAAACTAGTTCAACTACGCTTAAGCAGGTGCTCGGCAACAACAAATCTGCTTGTTGGATGCTACTGAAAGTGTTCCTCACTTTGCTTTTGCGTCAATCACCTTCTTCGCAAAAGAAGGTTAGTACCTTTCTATCATAATTCTttcactttattttttattagttgaaTGCTTTGAACACAATTATGCACTAGtgtatttctttctagttaCATAGTTTATCGGTATGCATGTTTttaatggcttcgtcaccctcgggagtcggccagcacgtgtctgCCCTGATATTTGGGGATATTGGGTTTGGAGCGTGTCAGAATATACATATGAGGATAGTTAATTTCATCTCTCTTGTTATGTGATTAAGTAGCGTATAAGGgtgacaaaaacaaaaaaatatacaacCGGAGATAGCTAAGGAtctgtttggtatcctattacAAAAATTTCGTCATTTCTGTAAGCACTTTTTAAGAACATCTATTGAAACAActtcaaaaacttgtttggtatgaaatttaaaatgatttcaaatcttaaacCTTAAACTGTAAAAAAGATCCAAAGATAAGGAGTcggaggagagggagaaagaggagacaggagagaaaga
The nucleotide sequence above comes from Malus sylvestris chromosome 16, drMalSylv7.2, whole genome shotgun sequence. Encoded proteins:
- the LOC126607323 gene encoding uncharacterized protein LOC126607323, coding for MESNHIMVKQKLGFFDILKQPLNLTYKNTHFILLIFLSSLPLFCFLLYYELLLQKTLVRISEFVRHQHPDSFGYHWQTLLHTATRTIVIFSNNLIQLGILYLVPFHLLELCSVYVTVDSASKSHRPKRKPAIRAGAGLRGTVVTSIWVLFFSTCTLLGSTWLASIYYVILRNLGGKYNMYFGVFYRAACMALLAKYLEWSSIWNMAIVISVLEDKHGANALMLSASLIRGSERRRCQGLVISLVFSVFGLVLRGSCWFFACCGRRNGVVAHAGVFCILNVMKWVVFVVYFNSCKRQSLWRKGGGKAFGDNGWNAKTAYEVCVPPDDGLDVRTC